A region from the Sulfuricurvum sp. genome encodes:
- a CDS encoding glutamate synthase subunit beta produces the protein MREFLTIERIDPTKRLVLQRLKDFSEIYEPMGSSDASSQSDRCIQCGDPFCLNKCPLHNYIPQWLKAVAEKDLKFAFNLSNEPSPFPEVMGRVCPHDRLCEGDCTLNDGHGAITIGSVETFINEEGFKQGLKPYFPGITTDKKVAIIGSGPASLSCATYLLRSGIAVTMYERSDRAGGLLTYGIPNFKLDKKIVERRVNLLLEAGLKLELNCEVGKDIEFDAIADKHDAVFIGIGATKAKGAKIAGENASNVYMSMEYLTAIQRKNFGLNYDKKFDFKDLDVVVIGGGDTAMDCVRTAKREGAKNVTCLYRRDAHNMPGSVKEYKNAIEEGVDFVFHASPKEVILGEGGKAVGIHMAKTVLGAKDESGRQKMEEVKGGDFNVNADVIIMALGFDPAVPPFLAENGISVNNWGGILVNEKYETTTPGIYAGGDCHRGADLVVTAAYDGREAARSIVKSLLV, from the coding sequence ATGAGAGAATTTTTAACGATTGAGCGTATCGACCCCACGAAACGCCTTGTATTGCAGCGTTTGAAAGATTTTAGCGAGATTTATGAACCGATGGGTTCAAGCGATGCCTCTTCACAGAGTGATCGCTGTATCCAATGCGGCGACCCGTTTTGTTTAAACAAATGTCCGCTGCACAACTACATTCCTCAATGGCTTAAAGCCGTAGCGGAAAAAGATTTGAAATTTGCGTTCAACCTCTCTAACGAGCCTTCGCCTTTTCCTGAAGTAATGGGACGCGTATGCCCGCATGATCGCTTATGTGAAGGGGATTGTACCCTTAACGACGGTCACGGTGCGATTACGATCGGTTCGGTTGAAACCTTTATCAATGAAGAAGGCTTCAAACAAGGGCTTAAACCGTATTTTCCGGGGATCACTACCGATAAAAAAGTTGCCATCATCGGTTCGGGACCTGCAAGTCTCTCATGTGCGACCTATCTGCTCCGTTCGGGTATTGCAGTAACGATGTATGAGCGCAGTGATCGCGCAGGCGGATTGCTCACGTATGGTATCCCTAATTTTAAACTGGACAAAAAAATTGTTGAGCGTCGTGTCAATCTGCTCCTTGAAGCAGGATTAAAACTTGAGTTGAACTGCGAAGTGGGCAAAGATATCGAATTCGATGCCATTGCGGATAAGCATGATGCGGTCTTTATCGGTATCGGTGCGACAAAAGCCAAAGGGGCTAAAATAGCCGGAGAAAATGCATCGAATGTATACATGTCGATGGAATATCTTACCGCTATTCAGCGTAAAAACTTCGGCCTGAACTATGACAAGAAATTTGATTTCAAAGATCTTGATGTCGTCGTTATCGGGGGTGGTGATACGGCTATGGACTGTGTTCGTACGGCGAAACGCGAAGGGGCAAAAAACGTAACTTGTCTATATCGACGTGATGCGCATAATATGCCCGGCTCGGTCAAAGAGTACAAAAATGCGATCGAGGAAGGGGTGGATTTCGTCTTTCATGCTTCTCCTAAAGAGGTCATATTGGGAGAAGGCGGTAAAGCCGTAGGAATCCATATGGCAAAAACGGTTCTCGGTGCAAAAGATGAATCCGGCCGTCAAAAAATGGAAGAGGTCAAAGGGGGCGATTTTAACGTTAATGCCGATGTTATTATTATGGCTCTCGGTTTTGACCCTGCCGTTCCTCCGTTCTTGGCGGAAAACGGTATTTCCGTGAATAACTGGGGCGGTATTTTGGTTAATGAAAAATACGAAACGACAACTCCCGGAATTTATGCCGGAGGAGATTGTCACCGAGGTGCCGATCTTGTTGTAACTGCGGCATATGACGGGCGTGAAGCGGCACGATCCATTGTAAAATCACTGTTGGTCTGA
- a CDS encoding inositol monophosphatase family protein translates to MASFIHAAISACLEIDALVNKESDILFTLHDRGFGGDISNGIDLHAEAICYKHLSPFGSVFSEESGWMSPESTITIMLDPIDGSDNFVSKFPYYGISIARVVGGKTTEALVCNLANGDIFVRTAKEYFRTTLKNSAHKDEIITNLYAKIGLFEKAIEHPELIKKLMLHKLKFRSPGALALSLAYAPYVKYVLFLGTMRPYDIQAGLYLSEHLHVFQDDRYILISADKEIFEQIRMIVEKEYF, encoded by the coding sequence ATGGCAAGTTTTATCCACGCTGCCATCTCAGCGTGTCTTGAGATAGATGCCCTTGTCAACAAAGAGAGCGATATTCTTTTTACTCTTCATGATCGAGGATTCGGAGGCGATATCAGTAACGGTATTGATTTGCACGCTGAAGCAATCTGTTACAAGCATCTCTCACCGTTTGGATCCGTATTCTCGGAAGAGAGCGGTTGGATGTCACCTGAGTCAACCATTACTATCATGCTCGACCCGATTGACGGCAGTGATAACTTCGTTTCTAAATTCCCGTATTACGGTATTTCGATAGCCCGCGTCGTTGGGGGTAAAACAACAGAAGCACTTGTCTGCAATCTCGCGAACGGCGATATATTTGTCCGTACCGCAAAAGAGTATTTTAGGACAACGTTGAAAAACTCTGCTCATAAAGATGAAATCATCACGAATCTTTATGCGAAAATCGGTTTGTTCGAAAAAGCTATCGAACATCCGGAGTTGATTAAAAAGTTAATGTTGCATAAGCTGAAATTTCGTTCTCCCGGTGCATTGGCTCTCTCATTAGCCTATGCCCCTTATGTGAAATATGTGCTATTTTTGGGTACAATGCGACCTTACGATATCCAAGCCGGACTCTATCTCAGCGAACACCTTCATGTATTCCAAGACGATAGATACATCCTCATAAGTGCGGATAAAGAGATTTTTGAGCAGATTCGTATGATTGTAGAAAAGGAGTATTTTTGA
- the accD gene encoding acetyl-CoA carboxylase, carboxyltransferase subunit beta: MSLFNLFGDSEKKKQPTKSEAPSHWVKCPSCQSLMYYKEIEKQNHVCPKCGFHLRIGVKERLALITDEGSFVEFDGNLRPTDPLNFVDKKSYAARIEEGYAKNGTYSSVVSGECTINSVPAQLVVFDFNFMGGSLGSVEGEKIVRAVNRALEKRMGLIIVSASGGARMQESTFSLMQMSKTSAALAKLADAKLPYISLLTDPTMGGVSASFATLGDIIIAEPGALVGFAGQRVIKQTIGSDLPEGFQRAEFLLEKGSIDMIVARSELKETLSDMLKLLLP; this comes from the coding sequence TTGAGTCTATTTAACCTGTTCGGGGACTCCGAAAAGAAAAAACAGCCTACCAAAAGCGAGGCTCCGTCTCACTGGGTAAAATGCCCCTCATGTCAGTCATTGATGTACTACAAAGAGATTGAAAAACAAAATCACGTGTGTCCGAAATGCGGATTCCATCTCCGTATCGGTGTCAAAGAACGTTTGGCTCTCATCACGGATGAGGGCAGTTTTGTCGAGTTTGACGGCAATCTCCGTCCTACCGATCCATTGAATTTTGTGGATAAAAAAAGTTATGCGGCGAGAATAGAAGAAGGATATGCCAAAAATGGCACCTATTCTTCCGTTGTAAGCGGTGAATGTACGATTAACTCGGTTCCGGCCCAATTAGTCGTGTTTGATTTCAACTTTATGGGCGGATCGCTCGGTTCGGTTGAAGGGGAAAAAATCGTACGTGCCGTAAACCGCGCACTGGAAAAACGAATGGGGCTGATTATTGTCAGTGCCAGTGGCGGTGCCCGTATGCAAGAGAGTACTTTTTCCCTTATGCAGATGTCAAAAACATCAGCCGCTTTGGCAAAGTTAGCGGACGCAAAGCTTCCGTATATCTCGCTTCTGACCGATCCGACAATGGGTGGAGTCAGTGCATCGTTTGCAACGCTGGGAGACATTATCATTGCCGAGCCGGGTGCATTGGTAGGATTCGCAGGTCAGCGGGTTATTAAACAAACCATCGGATCAGACCTTCCGGAAGGGTTCCAACGTGCCGAATTTCTCCTTGAAAAAGGGTCAATCGATATGATTGTTGCCCGTAGCGAACTCAAAGAGACATTGAGCGATATGCTCAAACTTCTCCTTCCCTAA
- a CDS encoding thiamine phosphate synthase gives MRLYALCDADILRERGSDLLSFAGRAKTLGAEVLQYRNKFADIAIVKADLITLRKVWEGFLIINDHYELASFCDGVHIGQEDLYAIDSDPVRAIKILKMAIGEDKIIGLSTHNAQEITTANSLDINYIGLGAYRATSTKSDAKVLGEKLDELAALSNHPVAAIGGVKLDDRFQHVTYNVIGSGLIPNENAK, from the coding sequence ATGCGACTTTACGCCCTTTGCGACGCCGATATTCTGAGAGAAAGAGGGAGTGATCTCCTCTCTTTTGCAGGTCGTGCGAAAACACTCGGTGCCGAAGTACTCCAATACCGTAACAAATTCGCCGATATAGCTATTGTTAAAGCTGATTTGATAACGCTGCGAAAAGTGTGGGAAGGTTTTTTGATCATTAACGATCATTATGAATTAGCCTCTTTTTGCGACGGTGTCCATATCGGTCAAGAAGATTTATACGCCATAGATTCCGATCCCGTACGAGCCATTAAAATTTTAAAAATGGCGATCGGTGAAGATAAGATCATCGGTCTTTCAACTCACAATGCGCAGGAGATCACAACTGCAAATTCGCTTGATATCAATTACATCGGATTGGGGGCGTATCGGGCGACGTCAACGAAATCGGATGCAAAAGTATTAGGGGAGAAGTTGGATGAACTTGCCGCCCTCTCTAACCATCCGGTAGCGGCTATCGGCGGAGTGAAACTTGACGATCGCTTTCAACATGTAACGTATAATGTAATCGGAAGCGGACTTATTCCTAATGAGAACGCCAAATGA